A window of the Arachis duranensis cultivar V14167 chromosome 5, aradu.V14167.gnm2.J7QH, whole genome shotgun sequence genome harbors these coding sequences:
- the LOC107490259 gene encoding aldehyde dehydrogenase family 2 member C4 isoform X2 codes for MSNDIPDGHVKIPTTVKFTKLFINGQFVDSLSGSEFETIDPRTGEVIARISEGRKEDIDAAVEAAREAFDTGPWPRMAGAKRAKIMLKWADLIDQNASELAALDAIDAGKLYNRCKAQEIPAAANMLRYYAGAADKIHGEVLKASGEFHAYTLMEPVGVVGHIIPWNFPSNMFLTKVSPALAAGCTMVLKPAEQTPLSALFYAHLAKQAGIPDGVLNVVPGFGPTAGAAISSHMNVDKVSFTGSTEVGREIMHAAASSNLKQVSLELGGKSPLLIFDDADVDKAASLALLGIVYNKGEICVASSRVFVQEGIYDEFEKKLVEKAKAWVVGDPFDPKSQQGPQVDKKQFEKILSYIEHGKKEGATLLYGGKRLGDNGYYIEPTIFSDVKGDMLIAQDEIFGPVMSLMKFKTIEEAIMRANNTKYGLAGIVTKNLDIANTVSRSIRAGIVWINCYFIFGSDIPYGGYKQSGFGREYGMQALHQYLQQKSVVTPIYNSPWL; via the exons ATGTCTAATGATATCCCCGATGGCCACGTCAAGATTCCCACCACCGTGAAGTTCACCAAGCTCTTCatcaatggacaatttgtcgaTTCCCTTTCAG GGAGTGAGTTTGAGACAATAGATCCAAGAACAGGAGAGGTAATTGCGAGAATCTcggaaggaagaaaagaagatattGATGCTGCCGTCGAAGCGGCGCGTGAAGCATTTGACACCGGTCCATGGCCTCGCATGGCCGGAGCT AAGAGGGCCAAAATCATGCTGAAATGGGCAGATCTGATTGATCAAAACGCATCAGAGTTAGCAGCATTGGATGCCATTGATGCTGGAAAGTTGTACAATAGGTGCAAGGCCCAAGAAATTCCTGCAGCAGCGAATATGCTACGCTACTATGCCGGTGCTGCCGATAAGATCCATGGTGAGGTGCTAAAAGCTTCTGGAGAGTTCCATGCATATACTTTGATGGAACCGGTTGGTGTTGTTGGACACATCATTCCATGGAATTTTCCTAGTAATATGTTTTTAACTAAGGTTAGTCCAGCATTGGCTGCTGGTTGCACCATGGTACTTAAACCTGCCGAACAAACACCGCTGTCGGCTTTGTTTTATGCTCATTTAGCTAAGCAG GCTGGAATTCCAGATGGTGTGCTCAATGTAGTACCAGGATTTGGACCCACTGCTGGTGCCGCAATATCCTCACACATGAATGTTGACAAG GTTAGCTTCACCGGTTCGACGGAGGTAGGCCGTGAAATAATGCATGCTGCAGCTAGCAGCAACTTGAAACAAGTTTCACTTGAATTAGGAGGAAAGTCACCTCTTCTAATCTTTGATGATGCTGATGTAGATAAAGCTGCTAGCCTTGCTCTCTTGGGCATAGTATATAACAAG GGTGAGATATGTGTTGCAAGTTCACGTGTGTTTGTTCAGGAAGGGATATATGATGAATTTGAGAAGAAGTTGGTAGAGAAAGCAAAAGCTTGGGTTGTTGGTGATCCTTTTGACCCTAAATCTCAGCAAGGCCCTCAG GTTGATAAAAAGCAATTTGAGAAAATTCTTTCCTACATAGAGCATGGAAAGAAAGAAGGAGCCACCCTTTTATATGGGGGTAAAAGATTAGGAGACAACGGCTACTACATTGAGCCAACAATTTTCTCTGATGTTAAG GGGGACATGCTTATAGCACAAGATGAAATATTTGGCCCTGTGATGTCACTAATGAAATTCAA GACTATTGAAGAGGCAATTATGAGggctaataacaccaaatatggGCTAGCAGGAATTGTGACAAAGAATTTGGATATTGCAAACACAGTGTCCAGATCCATTCGTGCAGGCATTGTTTGGATCAACTGCTATTTCATATTTGGGAGTGACATTCCTTATGGAGGGTATAAGCAGAGTGGATTTGGAAGAGAATATGGAATGCAAGCACTCCACCAGTACCTGCAACAGAAATCTGTTGTAACTCCAATTTACAACTCTCCTTGGCTTTGA
- the LOC107490259 gene encoding aldehyde dehydrogenase family 2 member C4 isoform X1 has product MSNDIPDGHVKIPTTVKFTKLFINGQFVDSLSGSEFETIDPRTGEVIARISEGRKEDIDAAVEAAREAFDTGPWPRMAGAKRAKIMLKWADLIDQNASELAALDAIDAGKLYNRCKAQEIPAAANMLRYYAGAADKIHGEVLKASGEFHAYTLMEPVGVVGHIIPWNFPSNMFLTKVSPALAAGCTMVLKPAEQTPLSALFYAHLAKQAGIPDGVLNVVPGFGPTAGAAISSHMNVDKCCMCVQVSFTGSTEVGREIMHAAASSNLKQVSLELGGKSPLLIFDDADVDKAASLALLGIVYNKGEICVASSRVFVQEGIYDEFEKKLVEKAKAWVVGDPFDPKSQQGPQVDKKQFEKILSYIEHGKKEGATLLYGGKRLGDNGYYIEPTIFSDVKGDMLIAQDEIFGPVMSLMKFKTIEEAIMRANNTKYGLAGIVTKNLDIANTVSRSIRAGIVWINCYFIFGSDIPYGGYKQSGFGREYGMQALHQYLQQKSVVTPIYNSPWL; this is encoded by the exons ATGTCTAATGATATCCCCGATGGCCACGTCAAGATTCCCACCACCGTGAAGTTCACCAAGCTCTTCatcaatggacaatttgtcgaTTCCCTTTCAG GGAGTGAGTTTGAGACAATAGATCCAAGAACAGGAGAGGTAATTGCGAGAATCTcggaaggaagaaaagaagatattGATGCTGCCGTCGAAGCGGCGCGTGAAGCATTTGACACCGGTCCATGGCCTCGCATGGCCGGAGCT AAGAGGGCCAAAATCATGCTGAAATGGGCAGATCTGATTGATCAAAACGCATCAGAGTTAGCAGCATTGGATGCCATTGATGCTGGAAAGTTGTACAATAGGTGCAAGGCCCAAGAAATTCCTGCAGCAGCGAATATGCTACGCTACTATGCCGGTGCTGCCGATAAGATCCATGGTGAGGTGCTAAAAGCTTCTGGAGAGTTCCATGCATATACTTTGATGGAACCGGTTGGTGTTGTTGGACACATCATTCCATGGAATTTTCCTAGTAATATGTTTTTAACTAAGGTTAGTCCAGCATTGGCTGCTGGTTGCACCATGGTACTTAAACCTGCCGAACAAACACCGCTGTCGGCTTTGTTTTATGCTCATTTAGCTAAGCAG GCTGGAATTCCAGATGGTGTGCTCAATGTAGTACCAGGATTTGGACCCACTGCTGGTGCCGCAATATCCTCACACATGAATGTTGACAAG TGTTGTATGTGTGTGCAGGTTAGCTTCACCGGTTCGACGGAGGTAGGCCGTGAAATAATGCATGCTGCAGCTAGCAGCAACTTGAAACAAGTTTCACTTGAATTAGGAGGAAAGTCACCTCTTCTAATCTTTGATGATGCTGATGTAGATAAAGCTGCTAGCCTTGCTCTCTTGGGCATAGTATATAACAAG GGTGAGATATGTGTTGCAAGTTCACGTGTGTTTGTTCAGGAAGGGATATATGATGAATTTGAGAAGAAGTTGGTAGAGAAAGCAAAAGCTTGGGTTGTTGGTGATCCTTTTGACCCTAAATCTCAGCAAGGCCCTCAG GTTGATAAAAAGCAATTTGAGAAAATTCTTTCCTACATAGAGCATGGAAAGAAAGAAGGAGCCACCCTTTTATATGGGGGTAAAAGATTAGGAGACAACGGCTACTACATTGAGCCAACAATTTTCTCTGATGTTAAG GGGGACATGCTTATAGCACAAGATGAAATATTTGGCCCTGTGATGTCACTAATGAAATTCAA GACTATTGAAGAGGCAATTATGAGggctaataacaccaaatatggGCTAGCAGGAATTGTGACAAAGAATTTGGATATTGCAAACACAGTGTCCAGATCCATTCGTGCAGGCATTGTTTGGATCAACTGCTATTTCATATTTGGGAGTGACATTCCTTATGGAGGGTATAAGCAGAGTGGATTTGGAAGAGAATATGGAATGCAAGCACTCCACCAGTACCTGCAACAGAAATCTGTTGTAACTCCAATTTACAACTCTCCTTGGCTTTGA